From Candidatus Hydrogenedentota bacterium, a single genomic window includes:
- a CDS encoding VCBS repeat-containing protein — MKYPAFFALYSALLLTCLPAPAEGDWPEPRHNAHLTALQPTPGAMTQAPVVLAEHDLGRGHGVITPVAIEAGHLGLSIVAGALYCHDTAGNLRWSSHPAGLNFETLVRVADLDGDGNREVLLQAGRPATPYAAAVLLDFETGDLKWRYDVEPMSYQWYLYAGNYLPGRSDTQIFVVMMGYPPDPLNGYCALFAFDAPGASPEQMWRYDFSEYTCFPVFLQSDIDGDGVLELVLETHSRMWYLDATTGALKHFAKWDVTPANMRSYGLTRFLDLNGDGRDDFLCIANFAQHHEVLLNKNGAMEMAWHHGWQESVTTGKVATTWAEPPQADLDGDGGLEIVVSMYNSEGENAWLTRVYDALDGTLKYRFPGVVAVRTQDLDGDGRSEILGNASTDPTRNQLDGATVLSVAEGALTLRWEDAAAQVLPDNGVPVITRDGQRFNPALDPSGTISLVAVPPAAPQTPGPDFSKIPPMQGPSMPLLLAANLAGGPENELLLYNEPSVTVLRLEQGALVNVGGYESSSAPVMADFNGDGHLDLALTTVSPTALPSVRVITPAQEDTVLWESTLPEPGRTGLPQPRKAYARAIHLTGKATPDLYFWAGTPVVRSTGLDGLTGALLWDKGEGPKERYWGPSVNFAAAQDFNNDGKEDLVFTNPDFYCVADGPTGEPLHGPNFPPDIFKQASQGLYTYPAILMRNDETPEVCLVGGHYFQGGMSINADPYWHQIMSPGTNRTGHEAFLTLEDGSWVMGFGRQNGNFACVDARSGAVRWELPIEATVSDVISGDVDGDGRYEFVFGTSHGQIMAVGDGGAAARVVWRTETNAAMGTPILADLDGDGKVELACASSDGRVRIFGAASAKAVASHPRLYFTPQELAQFQARRSEGASKLIWDNLIASAEWCLTKTPRQDYIAPVADDPIYENLYDRFYAMMMDMAIMEHLAFTYGLGGDAKYGEAARAWTLASCRAWKPDADAAPDGGKAYAVLRLLKGVAVAYDLAWDRFTPEDRNEIVTMLRTTTDNYYRNYFRTPEKESADFHTHHATVEFGSLGVVALALLDEVPEARQWMEFTTKKFEEHLLPMGLAEDGAQIEGATFWASTMQYRLFYMDALRRITGRDLYPAFKQYMKADLAYAQIAAPKEPGWSENDETVILSPSYGQLDYYAPVLLALAKEYRAPLAQQLALWDLTLGTLQQTRYITRKGEQLLFEMGGYAALWHDPSVDADSGGAALSYHFPSVGEAYARSGWEVGGIVAGLGKSGETIIHAGGAVVLATKAAGAAEDTKTGTVTLNEEGNVATLTRDLNGITTTLSIERPDQATLTWSGLLAPVEFHAHQLPQVEGNTMAWESGVELEIFTGALESLDPTGYVPAIVVGMGKLPLEDPLAHAYPLVRVAPNEGDVTLRITRRR; from the coding sequence TGTTGGACTTTGAAACCGGGGACCTGAAGTGGCGCTACGACGTGGAGCCCATGTCCTACCAATGGTACCTCTACGCCGGCAATTACCTGCCGGGCCGGAGCGACACGCAAATCTTCGTGGTCATGATGGGCTATCCGCCCGATCCCTTGAACGGCTACTGCGCCCTCTTTGCATTCGATGCGCCAGGCGCGTCGCCCGAGCAAATGTGGCGCTATGACTTCTCCGAATACACGTGCTTCCCCGTCTTCCTCCAGTCCGATATCGACGGGGACGGCGTTCTGGAGCTCGTCCTGGAAACCCACAGCCGCATGTGGTATCTCGATGCGACGACCGGCGCGTTAAAGCACTTCGCCAAGTGGGACGTGACCCCCGCCAACATGCGCAGCTACGGTCTCACGCGCTTCCTGGATCTTAATGGCGATGGTCGCGACGACTTTCTCTGCATCGCCAACTTCGCCCAGCACCACGAGGTACTGCTCAACAAGAACGGCGCCATGGAAATGGCGTGGCACCACGGCTGGCAGGAAAGCGTGACCACCGGGAAGGTGGCAACGACCTGGGCCGAGCCGCCCCAGGCCGATTTGGATGGCGACGGCGGTCTGGAGATCGTCGTGTCCATGTACAACAGCGAGGGCGAAAACGCCTGGCTCACGCGCGTCTACGATGCGCTCGATGGCACGCTGAAGTATCGTTTTCCCGGCGTGGTCGCGGTGCGCACCCAGGACCTCGACGGCGACGGGCGGTCTGAAATCCTGGGCAATGCCTCCACCGACCCAACCCGCAATCAACTCGATGGGGCCACGGTCCTTTCGGTGGCTGAGGGTGCGCTTACACTGCGCTGGGAAGACGCCGCGGCACAAGTGCTCCCCGACAACGGTGTGCCCGTAATCACTCGGGATGGACAAAGATTCAATCCCGCCCTTGATCCCTCGGGCACAATCAGTCTGGTCGCCGTTCCCCCCGCCGCGCCCCAAACACCCGGTCCGGATTTTTCCAAAATCCCCCCCATGCAGGGACCGTCGATGCCCCTGTTGCTCGCGGCGAATCTCGCCGGGGGCCCGGAAAACGAATTGCTGCTCTACAACGAGCCATCGGTCACCGTGCTGCGCCTGGAACAAGGCGCACTGGTCAACGTCGGCGGCTACGAATCCTCCTCCGCGCCCGTCATGGCGGATTTCAACGGGGACGGCCACCTCGATCTGGCCTTAACCACCGTATCGCCCACGGCCTTGCCTTCGGTCCGCGTAATCACGCCCGCACAGGAAGACACGGTGCTGTGGGAAAGCACTTTGCCCGAGCCCGGTCGCACGGGCCTGCCCCAGCCGCGCAAAGCCTATGCCCGCGCCATTCATCTGACGGGAAAGGCGACGCCGGACCTCTACTTCTGGGCGGGCACGCCCGTGGTGCGGAGCACGGGGCTCGACGGACTCACCGGCGCGCTGCTGTGGGACAAAGGCGAAGGGCCGAAGGAGCGATACTGGGGCCCCAGCGTGAATTTCGCGGCGGCCCAGGACTTCAATAACGACGGCAAAGAAGATCTCGTCTTCACGAACCCGGACTTCTATTGTGTGGCCGACGGCCCCACGGGCGAACCGCTCCACGGCCCCAATTTTCCACCGGACATCTTCAAACAGGCCAGCCAGGGGCTCTACACCTATCCCGCCATTCTCATGCGTAACGACGAAACGCCCGAGGTCTGCCTGGTCGGAGGCCATTATTTCCAGGGCGGCATGTCCATCAATGCGGATCCGTACTGGCACCAGATCATGTCGCCCGGCACCAATCGCACGGGCCATGAAGCCTTTTTAACGCTCGAAGACGGTTCCTGGGTTATGGGTTTCGGACGTCAGAACGGCAACTTCGCCTGCGTGGACGCACGAAGCGGCGCGGTGCGCTGGGAACTGCCCATCGAAGCTACTGTCTCCGATGTCATCAGCGGCGACGTGGACGGCGATGGCCGCTATGAATTTGTCTTCGGAACGAGCCACGGACAGATCATGGCCGTCGGCGATGGCGGCGCGGCGGCGCGCGTGGTATGGCGCACAGAGACCAACGCAGCCATGGGCACGCCCATACTGGCCGACCTGGATGGCGATGGCAAAGTGGAGCTGGCCTGCGCATCGAGTGACGGGCGGGTTCGTATATTCGGTGCGGCATCCGCGAAGGCCGTCGCATCGCACCCGAGGCTCTATTTCACTCCGCAGGAGCTGGCCCAGTTTCAGGCACGACGGAGCGAGGGCGCCTCGAAACTGATCTGGGACAACCTCATCGCTTCGGCGGAGTGGTGCCTCACGAAAACACCGCGCCAAGACTACATCGCGCCGGTCGCGGACGATCCCATCTATGAGAATCTCTATGATCGCTTCTACGCCATGATGATGGACATGGCCATCATGGAGCATCTGGCCTTCACGTATGGGCTGGGCGGCGATGCGAAGTACGGCGAGGCCGCGCGGGCCTGGACGCTGGCGAGCTGCCGCGCCTGGAAACCCGACGCCGACGCGGCGCCCGATGGCGGCAAGGCCTATGCCGTGCTGCGGCTCCTCAAGGGGGTGGCGGTGGCCTATGACCTGGCCTGGGATCGCTTCACACCGGAAGATCGCAACGAGATCGTGACCATGTTGCGCACCACGACGGACAACTACTACCGGAACTATTTCCGCACACCCGAAAAGGAAAGCGCCGATTTTCACACGCACCACGCCACGGTGGAGTTCGGTTCCCTGGGCGTGGTCGCGCTGGCCCTGCTGGACGAGGTGCCCGAGGCGCGGCAATGGATGGAATTTACCACGAAGAAATTCGAAGAGCACCTCCTGCCCATGGGCCTGGCGGAGGATGGTGCGCAGATTGAGGGAGCCACCTTCTGGGCTTCCACCATGCAGTATCGCCTCTTCTACATGGACGCCTTGCGACGCATCACGGGCAGAGACCTGTACCCGGCATTCAAGCAATACATGAAGGCCGATCTCGCCTACGCGCAGATCGCCGCACCGAAGGAACCGGGCTGGAGCGAAAACGACGAAACGGTTATCCTGTCGCCGTCCTACGGGCAACTCGACTACTACGCCCCCGTCTTACTCGCACTCGCGAAGGAGTACCGCGCTCCCCTCGCGCAACAGCTTGCCCTGTGGGACCTGACCCTCGGCACCCTTCAACAGACCCGCTACATCACACGAAAGGGCGAGCAGCTCCTCTTCGAGATGGGCGGTTACGCGGCCCTGTGGCACGACCCCTCGGTGGACGCGGACTCGGGCGGTGCGGCGCTCTCGTACCACTTTCCCTCCGTCGGCGAAGCCTATGCCCGAAGTGGATGGGAGGTCGGCGGCATCGTGGCGGGCCTCGGGAAGTCCGGCGAGACCATCATCCACGCGGGTGGCGCGGTCGTGCTGGCCACCAAAGCCGCCGGCGCCGCCGAGGATACGAAGACGGGAACCGTAACCCTCAACGAAGAGGGCAATGTCGCCACGCTCACGCGCGATCTGAACGGTATCACCACCACACTGTCCATCGAGCGGCCCGACCAGGCGACCCTTACGTGGAGCGGTCTTCTGGCCCCCGTCGAGTTTCACGCCCACCAGCTTCCCCAAGTGGAGGGAAACACCATGGCGTGGGAAAGCGGCGTGGAGCTGGAAATCTTCACGGGCGCGCTGGAAAGCCTGGACCCGACGGGATACGTGCCCGCGATCGTGGTAGGCATGGGCAAACTCCCGCTGGAGGATCCCCTCGCACATGCCTACCCCCTCGTGCGCGTCGCACCGAACGAAGGCGACGTGACGCTTCGTATTACACGCCGACGGTGA